One stretch of Janibacter limosus DNA includes these proteins:
- the ppk2 gene encoding polyphosphate kinase 2: protein MQKQNLREYIDQLMVEGYTVRDDQGDDPMLIAPDGKAVETWRENYPYDELMTRNDYDVEKYLLQIELLKFQYWAQDTGRKFVVLFEGRDAAGKGGTIKRFTEHLNPRGARVVALTKPSEREEGQWYFQRYLRYLPTSGEIVLFDRSWYNRAGVERVMGFCSDEQYEGFIDQAPKVERMLSDAGVHVTKLWFSVTQQEQRTRFAIRQIDPVRRWKLSPMDLESLDKWDEYTAAKEAMFERTDTRHAPWIVIKSNDKKRGRINAIRYFLNQFDYEGKDTAVVYAPDRKVVARGKKLIGD from the coding sequence ATGCAGAAGCAGAACCTCCGCGAGTACATCGACCAGCTGATGGTCGAGGGCTACACCGTCCGCGACGACCAGGGCGATGACCCCATGCTCATCGCGCCCGATGGCAAGGCGGTCGAGACCTGGCGGGAGAACTACCCCTACGACGAGCTGATGACCCGCAACGACTACGACGTCGAGAAGTACCTGCTCCAGATCGAGCTGCTGAAGTTCCAGTACTGGGCGCAGGACACCGGGCGGAAGTTCGTCGTCCTCTTCGAGGGACGTGACGCCGCGGGCAAGGGCGGGACCATCAAGCGCTTCACGGAGCACCTCAACCCGCGCGGTGCGCGCGTGGTCGCCCTGACGAAGCCGAGCGAGCGCGAGGAAGGGCAGTGGTATTTCCAGCGCTACCTCCGGTACCTGCCCACGAGCGGCGAGATCGTCCTCTTCGACCGGTCCTGGTACAACCGCGCCGGGGTCGAGCGGGTCATGGGCTTCTGCTCCGATGAGCAGTACGAGGGCTTCATCGACCAGGCGCCCAAGGTGGAGCGGATGCTCTCCGACGCCGGTGTCCACGTGACGAAGCTGTGGTTCTCGGTGACCCAGCAGGAGCAGCGCACCCGCTTCGCGATCCGCCAGATCGACCCCGTGCGTCGGTGGAAGCTCTCCCCGATGGACCTCGAGAGCCTCGACAAGTGGGACGAGTACACGGCGGCCAAGGAGGCGATGTTCGAGCGGACGGACACCCGGCACGCGCCCTGGATCGTCATCAAGTCCAATGACAAGAAGCGGGGGCGGATCAACGCGATCCGCTACTTCCTCAACCAGTTCGACTACGAGGGCAAGGACACGGCCGTCGTCTACGCCCCGGACAGGAAGGTCGTCGCTCGCGGGAAGAAGCTCATCGGGGACTGA
- a CDS encoding SelB C-terminal domain-containing protein, which translates to MRRVLATAGHVDHGKSTLVQALTGRDPDRLREERERGLTIQLGYAWTTLPSGAEVAFVDVPGHQRFVGTMLSGLGPAPAVVFVVAADQGWQAQSSEHLAAVQALGITDGLLVLTRCDLADEPQRDQVRTEATRRLTEAGLDVPAVEVSAVRGDGMDALRVALDDLAGRLSEPDPGAPVRLWGDRSFSVSGAGTVVTGTLGAGTVRAGDRLTLLDHGRAREVSVRGLHSQDSAREEVGPVSRVAVNLRRVESDEVGRSLALLTPGAFELASVIDVALTEVAVTESAHLPRQMQGEGDHDRGVDRATLHVGSLDIAVHVRPLADGLARLSADVDLPWRVGDRAILRDAGSRRLWAVRVLDVDPLPLTRRGAAGRRGQALTAAGPSPEALAGVRLTSRAADHAGVLDRLGLEAPSSAVQHGDWWIDPDALQLWRDRLAKAVRARHASDALSAGLPLAEAARSLGLPTHLPTALGQALVPTLAAEVELTVTDGRVHDAAAAGLGPAEAGIAALEERLRGTPFVAADRGELADLGLGTAELAAAERLGRVMRLPDEVVLLPDAPARAMRVLAGLEQPFTLSQARQALGTTRRVAVPLLEHLDARGWTRRVDGTLREVAR; encoded by the coding sequence ATGAGGAGAGTGCTCGCCACTGCCGGGCACGTCGACCACGGCAAGTCGACCCTCGTGCAGGCCCTCACGGGGCGCGACCCCGACCGGCTGCGCGAGGAGCGTGAGCGCGGACTGACGATCCAGCTGGGCTACGCGTGGACGACCCTGCCGAGCGGGGCGGAGGTCGCCTTCGTCGACGTGCCGGGGCACCAGCGCTTCGTCGGGACGATGCTCTCCGGGCTCGGCCCGGCGCCAGCGGTGGTCTTCGTCGTCGCCGCCGACCAGGGCTGGCAGGCGCAGAGCAGCGAGCACCTCGCGGCCGTCCAGGCCCTGGGCATCACCGACGGGCTGCTCGTGCTCACCCGCTGCGACCTGGCCGACGAGCCCCAGCGCGATCAGGTGCGGACGGAGGCCACCCGGCGGTTGACGGAGGCCGGGCTCGACGTACCGGCGGTGGAGGTGTCGGCCGTCCGCGGCGACGGCATGGACGCGCTGCGGGTCGCTCTCGACGACCTGGCAGGGCGACTGTCCGAGCCGGATCCCGGTGCGCCCGTGCGGCTCTGGGGCGACCGCAGCTTTTCGGTCTCGGGCGCGGGGACGGTCGTCACCGGCACGCTCGGCGCCGGCACGGTCCGGGCCGGCGACCGCCTGACACTGCTGGACCACGGACGCGCTCGTGAGGTGAGCGTGCGCGGCTTGCACAGCCAGGACTCCGCTCGCGAGGAGGTCGGACCGGTCTCTCGGGTCGCGGTCAACCTGCGCCGGGTCGAGTCCGACGAGGTCGGCCGTTCGCTCGCGCTGCTCACGCCGGGAGCCTTCGAGCTGGCATCGGTCATCGACGTCGCGTTGACCGAGGTGGCCGTCACCGAATCCGCGCATCTGCCTCGGCAGATGCAGGGTGAGGGTGACCACGACAGGGGCGTCGACCGGGCAACGCTGCACGTCGGGTCGCTCGACATCGCCGTCCACGTGCGTCCGCTCGCGGACGGGCTGGCCCGCCTCTCAGCCGACGTCGACCTGCCGTGGCGGGTCGGCGACCGGGCGATCCTGCGCGACGCGGGCAGCCGCCGACTGTGGGCGGTGCGGGTCCTCGACGTCGACCCGCTCCCGCTGACCCGCCGCGGAGCCGCGGGACGCAGGGGGCAGGCCCTCACCGCTGCCGGCCCCTCCCCCGAGGCCCTGGCCGGGGTCCGCCTGACCTCCCGCGCGGCCGACCACGCAGGGGTGCTCGATCGGCTGGGCCTCGAGGCACCGAGCAGCGCTGTGCAGCACGGCGACTGGTGGATCGACCCCGACGCTCTGCAGCTGTGGCGCGACCGTCTGGCCAAGGCGGTCCGGGCGCGTCACGCGTCCGATGCGCTGAGCGCCGGCCTGCCTCTGGCGGAGGCCGCACGCTCCCTGGGTCTGCCCACACACCTGCCGACCGCCCTAGGTCAGGCACTCGTGCCGACGCTGGCAGCGGAGGTCGAGCTGACCGTCACCGACGGCCGGGTCCACGACGCTGCGGCAGCCGGCCTCGGACCCGCGGAGGCGGGGATCGCGGCTCTCGAGGAGAGGTTGCGGGGCACCCCCTTCGTCGCGGCGGATCGGGGTGAGCTCGCCGACCTCGGGCTGGGTACCGCGGAGCTGGCTGCCGCCGAGCGGCTCGGTCGGGTCATGCGGCTGCCCGACGAGGTCGTGCTGCTGCCCGACGCCCCGGCTCGGGCGATGCGCGTGCTCGCGGGGCTGGAGCAACCCTTCACCCTCAGCCAGGCGCGGCAGGCGCTCGGGACCACGCGACGCGTCGCGGTACCCCTGCTGGAGCACCTCGACGCGCGAGGGTGGACCCGGAGGGTCGACGGCACGCTCCGCGAGGTCGCCCGCTGA
- a CDS encoding YczE/YyaS/YitT family protein, with translation MTKNAARPTQPRNRALADIGPIDQLRAGRLTIRLPLLLVGLFLYGGSMAMVIRGTLGQIPWDVLHVGVSHHIPLSFGTIVICVSLLVLLGWIPLRQKPGVGTIGNALLIGPSADIVLSLIDPPEHIAWRLVLTLGGIVLNGVATGMYIGSQFGPGPRDGLMTGLARVSGRSIRVVRTGLEVAVVVVGWLLGGVVGLGTVIYALAIGPLAQLFLPLFTVDLKQPVPPIDT, from the coding sequence GTGACGAAGAATGCTGCACGACCCACCCAGCCACGCAACCGGGCACTGGCCGACATCGGCCCCATCGATCAGCTGAGGGCCGGCAGGCTGACGATCCGCCTCCCTCTCCTGCTCGTCGGGCTCTTCCTCTACGGCGGGTCGATGGCCATGGTCATCCGCGGGACGCTCGGGCAGATCCCGTGGGACGTCCTGCACGTCGGCGTCTCCCACCACATCCCGCTGAGCTTCGGCACGATCGTCATCTGCGTCTCGCTGCTCGTGCTGCTGGGCTGGATCCCGCTGCGGCAGAAGCCCGGTGTCGGCACGATCGGCAACGCCCTGCTCATCGGTCCGTCGGCCGACATCGTCCTGTCGCTGATCGACCCGCCGGAGCACATCGCCTGGCGGCTCGTGCTCACCCTCGGCGGGATCGTGCTCAACGGGGTCGCGACCGGCATGTACATCGGCTCGCAGTTCGGCCCCGGCCCCCGCGACGGGCTGATGACCGGGCTGGCCCGGGTCAGTGGTCGCTCGATCCGGGTGGTGCGCACCGGCCTCGAGGTCGCGGTGGTCGTCGTCGGCTGGCTGCTCGGAGGCGTCGTCGGTCTGGGCACCGTCATCTACGCCCTGGCGATCGGCCCCCTCGCGCAGCTCTTCCTGCCGCTCTTCACCGTGGACCTGAAGCAGCCCGTCCCGCCCATTGATACATAA
- a CDS encoding NAD-dependent succinate-semialdehyde dehydrogenase, whose product MTTTDTAEVTREQEREAIASVPTGLFIGGEWRTTAATMPVVDPSTGQPLCEIADADPDEAAAALDAAAAAQADWARTPPRERSEILIRARDLMLADVDRLALIMTLEMGKPLAEAKGEIAYAAEFFRWFAEEAVRIDGGFMTAPAGGSRFLVAKQPVGPCVFITPWNFPMAMGTRKIGPAIAAGCTSVIKPAAETPLSTLALADILVRAGLPAGVVNVVTTSRSDDVMAPMILDPRSRKLSFTGSTPVGKHLLELAAKTVMRTSMELGGNAPFIVFDDADMDVAVEGAMAAKMRNIGQACTAANRILVQRSVAKEFGERLAERMGALPMGRGVEEGVVVGPLVNQKAVDKVDELVRDAVGRGATATLGGEPVDREGFFYPATVLTGVPADAQMGEAEIFGPVAAITEFDTEEEAIALANDTPFGLISYVFTQGLDRGLRVSEALEAGMVGLNQGVVSNPAAPFGGIKESGLGREGGMTGIEEFLETKYIGVKM is encoded by the coding sequence ATGACCACGACGGATACGGCAGAGGTCACCCGCGAGCAGGAGCGCGAGGCCATCGCCTCGGTGCCGACGGGTCTCTTCATCGGGGGGGAGTGGCGCACCACTGCGGCGACGATGCCGGTCGTCGACCCCTCGACCGGGCAGCCTCTGTGCGAGATCGCCGACGCCGACCCCGACGAGGCGGCCGCCGCGCTGGACGCCGCCGCTGCGGCCCAGGCGGACTGGGCCAGGACGCCGCCGCGGGAGCGCAGCGAGATCCTCATCCGGGCCCGCGACCTCATGCTCGCCGACGTCGACCGGCTCGCGCTGATCATGACCCTCGAGATGGGCAAGCCGCTGGCGGAGGCGAAGGGGGAGATCGCCTACGCCGCCGAGTTCTTCCGCTGGTTCGCCGAGGAGGCCGTGCGCATCGACGGTGGCTTCATGACCGCCCCGGCCGGGGGCTCGCGCTTCCTCGTCGCCAAGCAGCCGGTCGGCCCATGCGTCTTCATCACCCCGTGGAACTTCCCGATGGCCATGGGCACGCGCAAGATCGGCCCGGCCATCGCCGCCGGCTGCACCTCGGTCATCAAGCCCGCCGCCGAGACCCCGCTGTCCACGCTCGCGCTCGCCGACATCCTCGTGCGCGCGGGCCTGCCCGCGGGCGTGGTCAACGTCGTGACGACGAGCAGGAGCGACGACGTCATGGCGCCGATGATCCTCGACCCGCGCTCGCGCAAGCTCTCCTTCACCGGGTCGACGCCGGTCGGCAAGCACCTGCTGGAGCTGGCCGCCAAGACGGTCATGCGCACCTCGATGGAGCTCGGGGGCAATGCCCCCTTCATCGTCTTCGACGACGCCGACATGGACGTGGCGGTCGAGGGCGCGATGGCGGCCAAGATGCGCAACATCGGCCAGGCCTGCACCGCCGCCAACCGGATCCTCGTGCAGCGTTCTGTCGCAAAGGAGTTCGGCGAGCGGCTCGCCGAGCGGATGGGCGCGCTGCCCATGGGCCGTGGCGTCGAGGAGGGCGTCGTCGTCGGGCCGCTGGTCAACCAGAAGGCGGTCGACAAGGTCGACGAGCTCGTCCGCGACGCGGTGGGCAGGGGAGCCACGGCAACCCTCGGCGGGGAGCCGGTCGATCGCGAGGGCTTCTTCTATCCCGCGACGGTCCTGACGGGCGTGCCGGCGGATGCGCAGATGGGTGAGGCCGAGATCTTCGGTCCGGTCGCGGCGATCACCGAGTTCGACACCGAGGAGGAGGCGATCGCGCTGGCCAACGACACTCCCTTCGGCCTGATCTCGTACGTCTTCACCCAGGGTCTCGACCGCGGACTGCGGGTCAGCGAGGCGCTCGAGGCCGGGATGGTCGGCCTCAACCAGGGCGTCGTGTCCAACCCCGCCGCTCCCTTCGGCGGGATCAAGGAGTCCGGCCTCGGCCGCGAAGGGGGCATGACCGGCATCGAGGAGTTCCTCGAGACGAAGTACATCGGCGTCAAGATGTGA
- a CDS encoding aspartate aminotransferase family protein produces the protein MTALSPLLKQATPVTIDHALGSEIFDVDGNRHLDFTAGIGVVSTGHCHPKVVAAAQEQIGKLIHGQYTTVMHKPLLALVERLNGVLPEHLDSLFFANSGSEALEASLRLSRQATGRPNVIVFHGGFHGRTVATATMTTSGTRFSAGFSPLMGGVHVAPFPNAYRYGWSEEEATAFALRELDFILATLTSPQETAAFIVEPVLGEGGYVPGNTAFFQGLRERADKHGILLVMDEVQTGFGRTGKMFGHQHFDVQPDIITLAKGIASGFPISGIAASQELMSKAWPGSQGGTYGANAVACAAAVATLDVIEEEGLVANSAERGAQLLEGAKAAAALRDGRGATSSGNGTIGDVRGLGLLVGSEFTAADGTPDSARAAKAQQLAATKGLLLLTCGAHMNTVRMIPPLVVTAEQVDEALDIWGKVLAEV, from the coding sequence ATGACAGCGTTGTCCCCCCTGCTCAAGCAGGCCACCCCCGTCACGATCGACCATGCCCTCGGCAGTGAGATCTTCGACGTCGATGGCAACCGCCACCTCGACTTCACCGCCGGCATCGGCGTCGTGAGCACGGGCCACTGCCACCCCAAGGTGGTCGCCGCCGCGCAGGAGCAGATCGGCAAGCTCATCCACGGTCAGTACACGACCGTCATGCACAAGCCCCTCCTCGCGCTGGTCGAGCGACTCAACGGCGTCCTGCCCGAGCACCTCGATTCGCTCTTCTTCGCCAACTCCGGCAGCGAGGCGCTGGAGGCCTCCCTGCGCCTCTCCCGCCAGGCGACCGGTCGGCCCAATGTCATCGTCTTCCACGGCGGCTTCCACGGTCGGACGGTCGCGACCGCGACGATGACGACCTCCGGCACCCGCTTCTCGGCCGGCTTCTCACCCCTCATGGGCGGGGTGCACGTCGCGCCCTTCCCCAATGCCTACCGCTACGGCTGGAGCGAGGAGGAGGCCACCGCCTTCGCCCTCAGGGAGCTCGACTTCATCCTCGCAACGCTCACCTCGCCGCAGGAGACCGCCGCCTTCATCGTCGAGCCCGTGCTGGGCGAAGGGGGGTACGTCCCGGGCAACACCGCCTTCTTCCAGGGTCTGCGCGAGCGCGCGGACAAGCACGGCATCCTCCTGGTGATGGACGAGGTCCAAACCGGCTTCGGCCGCACCGGCAAGATGTTCGGTCACCAGCACTTCGACGTGCAGCCCGACATCATCACGCTGGCCAAGGGGATCGCCTCCGGCTTCCCCATCTCGGGCATCGCCGCCTCGCAGGAGCTGATGAGCAAGGCGTGGCCCGGCTCGCAGGGTGGCACCTACGGCGCCAACGCGGTGGCCTGCGCTGCCGCTGTCGCCACCCTCGACGTCATCGAGGAGGAGGGCCTGGTCGCCAACTCCGCCGAGCGCGGCGCCCAGCTGCTCGAGGGCGCGAAGGCCGCCGCCGCCCTTCGAGACGGTCGCGGGGCGACCTCCTCAGGGAACGGGACCATCGGTGACGTGCGGGGCCTCGGCCTGCTCGTGGGCAGCGAGTTCACCGCCGCCGACGGGACCCCGGACAGCGCACGGGCCGCGAAGGCCCAGCAGCTCGCCGCGACCAAGGGTCTGCTGCTCCTCACCTGCGGCGCCCACATGAACACCGTGCGGATGATCCCGCCGCTCGTCGTCACGGCCGAGCAGGTGGACGAGGCCCTGGACATCTGGGGCAAGGTCCTCGCGGAGGTCTGA
- the selA gene encoding L-seryl-tRNA(Sec) selenium transferase yields MSEDPRRAIPRTDTVLAQAPFVAAVEQLGRTVVRTAVAAAQQRARDGEIAPDEVVDAALAALPTRTSSLTPVLNATGVVVHTNIGRAPLSPTAIEAVVDAAGYVDVEMDLATGARSRRGAGALAALLEAVPDAAGALVVNNGAAALVLATTALAAGREVVVSRGEMVEIGDGFRLPDLIASTGARLREVGTTNRTHLRDYTDAIGPETGCVLKVHPSNFRVDGFVTSVGLDELRGLTRPDGSSVPVVADIGSGLLSPDPLLPDEPDATTWLRAGATIVTASGDKLLGGPQAGLVLGDAEVVEKLRRHPLQRALRVDKLALAALEATVRGPVPPVTAALHATADDLRPRVEALAAEVGREIVPVEGRVGGGGAPGVPLPGWAVEIPVAAVERLRQPEGDLPVVLARVEGGRGLVDLRCIPVDRDVDVLAALRAALGHDGSGATPPSSS; encoded by the coding sequence GTGAGCGAGGACCCGCGCCGGGCCATCCCGCGCACCGACACCGTGTTGGCCCAGGCTCCCTTCGTCGCAGCGGTCGAGCAGCTGGGTCGCACCGTCGTACGGACCGCCGTCGCCGCGGCACAGCAGCGAGCCCGGGACGGCGAGATCGCCCCCGACGAGGTGGTCGACGCGGCACTGGCAGCCTTGCCCACCCGGACCAGCTCGCTCACCCCGGTGCTCAATGCCACGGGGGTCGTCGTCCACACCAACATCGGCCGAGCGCCTCTCTCCCCCACCGCGATCGAAGCCGTCGTCGACGCCGCCGGGTACGTCGACGTCGAGATGGACCTGGCCACCGGGGCGCGCAGCCGGCGGGGCGCCGGGGCCCTGGCGGCGCTGCTCGAGGCGGTCCCGGACGCCGCAGGTGCGTTGGTGGTCAACAACGGCGCCGCAGCGCTCGTCCTCGCCACCACCGCCCTGGCCGCCGGCCGTGAGGTCGTCGTCTCCCGGGGCGAGATGGTCGAGATCGGCGACGGCTTCCGCCTGCCAGACCTCATCGCCTCGACCGGGGCGCGGCTGCGTGAGGTCGGCACGACCAACCGCACCCATCTGCGTGACTACACCGATGCGATCGGCCCCGAGACCGGGTGCGTGCTCAAGGTGCACCCGAGCAACTTCCGCGTCGACGGGTTCGTCACCTCGGTCGGGCTGGACGAGCTGCGAGGGCTCACTCGTCCTGATGGCTCGAGCGTGCCGGTCGTCGCCGACATCGGCTCCGGTCTCCTCTCCCCCGACCCGCTGCTGCCCGACGAGCCGGATGCGACGACCTGGCTGCGCGCCGGCGCCACGATCGTCACCGCGAGCGGCGACAAGCTGCTCGGCGGACCGCAGGCCGGGCTCGTCCTCGGTGACGCGGAGGTCGTCGAGAAGCTGCGCCGGCATCCCCTCCAGCGTGCGCTGCGCGTCGACAAGCTCGCCCTCGCCGCGCTCGAGGCGACCGTGCGTGGACCCGTCCCACCCGTGACGGCGGCGCTGCACGCAACCGCCGACGACCTGCGGCCCCGTGTCGAGGCACTCGCCGCCGAGGTCGGTCGCGAGATCGTCCCGGTCGAGGGTCGAGTCGGTGGCGGGGGCGCCCCCGGGGTCCCACTGCCAGGATGGGCCGTCGAGATCCCCGTCGCTGCGGTCGAGCGACTACGCCAGCCCGAGGGTGACCTGCCGGTCGTCCTCGCCCGCGTCGAAGGGGGCCGTGGCCTGGTCGACCTGCGCTGCATCCCCGTCGACCGGGATGTCGACGTGCTCGCAGCGCTGCGAGCGGCACTGGGGCACGACGGATCTGGCGCGACTCCCCCTTCGTCGTCATGA
- the ybaK gene encoding Cys-tRNA(Pro) deacylase gives MSKRTKGGGATPATRALVAAGVEFTEHPYEHDPAAPSYGLEAAEAIGAPPERVFKTLLAQTDLPRDHGLLVGIVPVTGQLDLKALAAAVGAKKASMADPALGEKTTGYVVGGISPIGQKRSLTTVLDSSALEHATVFVSGGRRGLDLELLPSDLVAVTSATVAAIAKD, from the coding sequence ATGAGCAAGAGGACGAAGGGGGGCGGCGCCACCCCTGCGACGCGGGCGCTGGTGGCGGCCGGGGTGGAGTTCACCGAGCACCCCTACGAGCACGACCCGGCGGCACCGTCGTACGGGCTCGAGGCGGCCGAGGCGATCGGCGCACCTCCGGAGCGGGTCTTCAAGACGCTGCTCGCCCAGACCGACCTGCCCCGCGACCACGGCCTCCTCGTCGGCATCGTGCCCGTCACCGGGCAGCTCGACCTCAAAGCCCTCGCGGCGGCAGTCGGGGCCAAGAAGGCGAGCATGGCCGACCCGGCACTCGGGGAGAAGACAACCGGATATGTCGTCGGCGGCATCAGCCCCATCGGTCAGAAGCGTTCGCTGACAACGGTCCTCGACTCCTCGGCGCTGGAGCACGCGACGGTCTTCGTCAGCGGGGGGCGACGCGGACTCGATCTGGAGCTGCTCCCTTCGGACCTGGTGGCGGTCACCTCTGCGACGGTGGCCGCCATCGCCAAGGACTGA
- a CDS encoding OsmC family protein: protein MTATAVPTTLLEVTTQGSLVTGTEVTLTSRQFSYTIDEPPALGGTDKGANPVEHLLAALASCTVISYQVWADKLGLTVDTIDVDLRGDLDLAGFLGTDDSVRPGFQGIELGIKVSGPESEAEYRRLEQAVAAHCPVLDNLTNGVPVTTSLEVAA from the coding sequence ATGACTGCAACTGCTGTCCCCACCACCCTGCTCGAGGTCACCACCCAGGGCTCGCTCGTCACCGGGACCGAGGTGACCCTCACCAGCCGCCAGTTCAGCTACACGATCGACGAGCCACCGGCCCTGGGCGGCACCGACAAGGGCGCCAACCCGGTCGAGCACCTGCTCGCTGCGCTCGCCTCCTGCACCGTCATCAGCTACCAGGTCTGGGCCGACAAGCTCGGCCTCACGGTCGACACGATCGACGTCGACCTGCGTGGCGACCTCGACCTCGCCGGCTTCCTCGGCACGGACGACTCGGTGCGACCGGGGTTCCAGGGCATCGAGCTGGGCATTAAGGTCTCCGGTCCCGAGAGCGAGGCCGAGTACCGGCGTCTCGAGCAGGCGGTCGCCGCCCACTGCCCGGTGCTCGACAACCTGACGAACGGCGTGCCGGTGACCACGAGCCTCGAGGTCGCTGCCTGA
- a CDS encoding DUF952 domain-containing protein has translation MTLQHIALESDWQAAQAAGTYPISTRGRLIAEEGFMHCSGSEQQRDAVAGRFYADVTEPLLVLTLDEQALATHGLDVRYEPAVVGGDELFPHVYGGDLPVGCVSQVDPLGR, from the coding sequence ATGACCCTCCAGCACATCGCCCTCGAGTCCGACTGGCAGGCCGCTCAGGCCGCCGGCACCTACCCGATCTCCACTCGCGGTCGGCTGATTGCGGAGGAGGGCTTCATGCACTGCAGCGGGTCCGAGCAGCAGCGGGACGCAGTCGCGGGTCGCTTCTACGCGGATGTGACCGAGCCCCTGCTCGTCCTGACCCTCGACGAGCAGGCGCTCGCCACCCACGGCCTCGACGTGCGGTACGAGCCGGCGGTCGTCGGTGGCGACGAGCTCTTCCCCCATGTCTACGGCGGCGACCTGCCCGTCGGCTGCGTGAGTCAGGTCGACCCGCTCGGGCGCTGA
- a CDS encoding DUF3830 family protein, with protein sequence MSRYMSITLESRGVVCRARLLEEEAPLTCDAVWDALPAGGDAFHAKYARNEVYTLLPRITAAPHRENPTITPIPGDVCLFDFEPWEIGNPAYGYDPGSTAHAEQGATDLAIFYGRNNLLINGDLGWVPGSVFGAIEEGLPEMAAACNDLWRHGFAGERLVFARA encoded by the coding sequence ATGAGTCGGTACATGTCGATCACCCTCGAGTCGCGCGGCGTGGTGTGCCGGGCCCGACTGCTCGAGGAGGAGGCCCCGCTGACCTGCGACGCCGTGTGGGACGCACTGCCCGCGGGCGGTGACGCCTTCCACGCGAAGTACGCGCGCAACGAGGTCTACACGCTGCTCCCGCGGATCACCGCGGCCCCCCATCGGGAGAACCCGACGATCACCCCTATCCCCGGCGACGTGTGCCTCTTCGACTTCGAGCCCTGGGAGATCGGCAACCCCGCCTACGGGTACGACCCGGGCTCGACCGCCCACGCCGAGCAGGGCGCGACGGACCTGGCGATCTTCTACGGCCGCAACAACCTGCTCATCAACGGCGACCTGGGCTGGGTGCCCGGCTCGGTCTTCGGCGCGATCGAGGAGGGGCTGCCCGAGATGGCCGCCGCGTGCAACGACCTGTGGCGGCACGGCTTCGCCGGGGAGCGGCTGGTCTTCGCCCGGGCCTGA
- a CDS encoding alpha/beta hydrolase, which yields MLGGHAFFRRHADRRIDEEDLSARVPVLREFILGMERDLGARPVVVGFSNGAIMAAAVLMSHPELIAGAVLFRPLSPFATPPLVDLGGVPVLVLDGAHDERRAVGDGALLAGDLRGMHAAVTHEVLPVGHAITAQDESRARAWFRTTFP from the coding sequence ATGTTGGGCGGTCACGCATTCTTCCGACGCCACGCAGACCGGCGGATCGACGAGGAAGACCTCTCGGCGAGGGTTCCCGTCCTTCGTGAGTTCATCCTGGGCATGGAGCGCGACCTCGGCGCCCGACCCGTGGTGGTCGGCTTTTCCAACGGAGCGATCATGGCGGCTGCAGTGCTCATGTCGCACCCCGAGCTGATCGCGGGCGCTGTGCTCTTCCGGCCGCTCTCTCCCTTCGCCACGCCGCCGTTGGTGGACTTGGGTGGCGTGCCGGTCCTCGTCCTCGACGGTGCCCACGACGAGCGTCGAGCTGTGGGGGATGGGGCCCTGCTGGCTGGGGACCTGCGCGGCATGCATGCTGCCGTCACCCACGAGGTGTTGCCCGTCGGCCATGCCATCACCGCGCAGGACGAGTCGCGGGCCCGGGCCTGGTTCCGGACGACATTCCCCTGA